In Hymenobacter volaticus, the genomic window TACCCGTCCTTGTTTCACGATGCTAAACAAGTCGGTGAACTGCCGTAAGTACAGCGGCAAGCTGAAGGCGCCCTGATTGCGGGCAATGGTGTCAAAGACCACCGATACGCTCACAAACAGCGTCCAAAAAACTAGATGGTTGAGCAGGAGACGACGACGCATCATGGGCAAGCGAACTGAGTAGCGGCTTCGACAAGTAAACTAGGAAAATCGGCGTACACGGTGGCCTCTACTCCCGCCAACACCCCAAAACTCCCCGCCACTACCAAATCAATGCGCTGAGTTGAACGGCTACCAACTAGGCTACTGCAAACCAACCTACAAGCGAGTTGGCGGTGAGAACAGACCTGTTGGCGGATTAGCGGTCTGCAGGGCAGAGAAGCAAGCGCACCTTGCGCCAGCAAGTGGCGCAGTTGGCTAAGCACCAGCCCACAGCGCTTGACACTGCCTTTACTGTTCTCCGCCAATTCCTATGAAACACCTGTTGCTCTTGCTGCTACTTGGCGTTTGCCTGCCGGTGGCAGCCCAAACCCCGCAACCCAATGAAGCATCACCTCGAAGCCTGCCGGAACTACTAGAGCGCATTGAGGTGGTAATGCAACAGGAACGAATTCCGGGGCTGATGCTAACTATTGTCACCAAAGACTCGGTGCTGTTTGCCGGAGGCTTTGGCTACGCCAATCTGCAAACGCAAGCCAAGGTGACCCGCGCAACCCGGTTTCGCATGGGCTCAGTCACCAAGAACTTCACAGCGCTAGGCATCCTTCACCTCCTGCACGAAGGCAAGCTGCATCTCTCCGATAAACTCAGCGTCATAGCCCCGGAAATAGGCGTTGTGAACCAGTGGGAAGCTATTGCCCCGGTGCAGGTAGTGCACTTGCTGGAACACACGGCCGGTTTCGATGATGTGTATTTGAACAAGACGTTTCGTGTTTCCGGCCCTGAGTTAAAGGGGCTGAAAGCAGTGAAGCTCTATCAGACGCAGTTGGTTTCGCGCTGGCGGCCCGGTGAGCGGATGGCCTACTCCAACGCGGACTACATCGTGCTTGGCTACCTGATAGAAAAGCTGTCGGGGGAGCCTTGGGACCAATACCTAGCCCGCCACGTATTGCAGCCACTCGGTATGCGCCATTCCAGCTTTGCGCGGCACATAGAGGCGTCAAATAAGCAGGCACAAGGCTACCTGATGCAGGATGGCAGAGCCATACCCGTACCGTTTTTCGAGTTGCAAGGCAATGGAGCCGACGGTGCCCTTACCTCTACAGCCGACGATATGGCCCGATTCCTCCGTTTCTACCTCAACGACTGGCAGCTTGACAACACACCTTGGCTGCCCGCTTTTTACTTGCAAGAAATGGAAACGGTGCACAGCACGTTGGCTTCCCGTCTCGGCCTGCGCTCCGGTTACGGCTTAGGCAACCATACGTTCCAATTGCCCAAGGCGTCGTTTCAGGGCCACAGTGGCGCGTTGGTGGGCACCAATGCCACTTTTCAGTACAACCGTCAGCTCGGCATTGGCTTTGCGCTGGCCCTCAACGGCGGTTACAACGGAGGCCGTATCGAACGGTTAGTAGCTGATTTTGTGACCCGAAATCTGCCAGAGCCGCCGCGCCGACCAGCCATGGTACCCGCACCAACCACGTTGGAAACCTACAGCGGCTACTACCAGCCTGGCAACTCCACGCACGAGCGATTCTCCCCTATCGAGCGCCTCACGCAAGGCATCAGTTTGCAGCGGTCTGGCAACCAACTGGCGCTACACGGCCGAGGCGGCCCCGATACGTTGGTAGCGGAAGGCCCGCACTTGTTTCGCAGTATGCACCAAGCGGTGCCCACCGTGGTGATGGGCACTGATGCTGCGGGTGTGCAAACAGTAATTATTGATGACACTTACTACCAACCTGCCTCTTTGGCTTGGGTCCGGGTGCAACAAGCGTTGCTGGCACTGAGCGTACTTGCACTAGCTGCATCGGTGTTCGTTGGACTCTTGGGGCTGATTCGGGTGTTGCGCGGTAAACTGCCGCGTAGGCTATTGTTCCTGCATCTACTGCCCGTCGCGGCTACGCTGGCCCTGGCGGCAGCCCTGAAACTGTTGTTGCAGCCGGACCAAGACTTTTTTGCCTTTGCCTCCGTCAATCTAACCACGCTCACCATTTTCGTGGGCGCTATGCTTTTTGGTGTGTTGGTAGCGGTGGAAATTGTGCTTCTGCTTCGGCACTGGAAAGGCCTTGGCAACCCTTGGACGAAGCGCCTGCTTGCCTTTACCACTTTCGGCCTTGCCTATCTGGCTGGTTGGTTGCTCGTGCACGGCTTTGTAGGCACGCGGGTGTGGGCATGGTAGGCTGACTGTGACCGGCAGCTGGCGCAAAAAAGAAGCGGCTTCCATATGGAAGCCGCTTCTCTAGCCTTATTCTTCACTTCACTTTAAAATTCATATTGGCGCTGTTCTGCGCAGTTATCGGCTCCTAACGTTGGACTGTGCTATTGAAGCCTTTGATGCTATAGTTTTTGGCGTGGCTATGTTGCACGCTTTGCCGCCGTTGATCGGTAAGCTCTTCCTTAGCTAGCCTCTTTTTCCAATGCTCGGGCAGCATGGCTTCCGTGTAGTTGACGTGACGCGTGGCGGGGTTGGGCAAGACGGATTCCCACGGCCGCAATTCCCGGTTCCACCACGCGTCAGTCAAAAAGTACTTCACTCACATTCCAAAGCTGCCTAATTACTTCCGCGGAACTGTCTCGCACCCTCCTGTTAAAAGGAAAAATTTTCCAAGAATTTCAATTCTAGAAAATGACGTTTTGAAGCAGTGTTGTCGAGTAGAACCATATCATTCTACCCTACTTGTGCAGGATTGACATTGCTACACTACCCGTCATGCTGAGCGCAGCTGAGGTTAGAATACTACTCTGGTGTCAGCACGCGAGATGCTTCGACTCCGCTCAGCATGACGTTCCTGTGGATAGTTCTAACCGCTGCTGAGCTAAAGAAAAAAACTAGTTTTCTAGCTTTAGCTGGTTAGTGGTTAGCCGGCAGTTGTTAGTCCATGTGGAACACTCGCTGCAAGGGTTTTGCCACAGGAGAATTGTCGGGGTTGGTATCCATCAAATCGGCCATGTAATCCCACCAGCGTTTCATGATGGGTAGACCTGGCAATTGGTCGGCGGTGTGGTCGGGGGTGCGCTTTTGCACGGCGAACAGGGTGCCGCTTTCCGGAGCGAGGTAGATGGAATAATCTCGAATACCAGCTTTTTCCAACGCCTCCGACAGTTCCGGCCAGATTTCATCGTGCCGCCGTTGGTATTCGGCCACGTTGCCGGGTTTGAGTTGCATGGTAAAGGCTATTTCTTCCATATGGTTGTGTGAGAATTAGTGGACGGAGTTTTCGGTAGAGAAAGCATAGAATTCTTAGGAAAGCTACTCTTTAGCAATTCCTAAGCCCGTCATGCTGAGCTTGCCGAAGCATCTCGCGTGCTGACGTTGTGATACTACTCTGGTATCAGCACGCGAGATGCTTCGACTCCGCTCAGCATGACGGGCTTGAGAATAAGCGGTGAATTATCCATCACTGCACTTTCGGGGCTGCGTGGCGGAGGCTGTGGGCGTTAGAGTTACGGGGCCTAGCAGGCCTGATTCCTGTGGCGTCCATTTTTCGGCGGTGAACAGACCTTCGGGGTTGCGGTTTTCCTTGAGCCGGGCGGCTACGTTTACGTTATAGAATTTCTTGTACTCGACGTGGTTCTTGTCCATGTCGATGATGCGGTTAGCCATGCCGTTGCTAACCGTGACGGTCAGGTTATTGGTGGCTTGCAGTTGCTCTTTCGGCACGTACACCTGGTAGACTGGCCCGATGAGCGTGCCGAGCTCTTTGCCGTTGAGTTGCACGCGGGCACTCTGCGCCACGCGGCCAAGGTCGAGCAGCCAGCCGCTGCCGCTGCCTTGTGGCGCGGGGAACGACGTGGTATAGGTAGCCGTGCCCGAGAACTTCTGGCCCGCTTCCCCGGCCATGGTGGTCCAGGAGTCCAGCTTCTGCGTTTGTAACGGCGCCGGCAGCGTCGGTCCACCCGATACGAAGGCAACTTTCCAGGTGCCGTTGATGGGCTGCGGGGCACCGGCTGGCTTCACGTAGGCGTAAGCCGGGCCGGTGGTGCCGGCTTCGTTGGTTTCCAGGATGCACGATTCGCCAGGAGCCAACTGTACATACACTTCCGGCATTCCCTCCGCAGCGGTCCGCGTAGAGGCCATACCGAGCTTTTCGGTCATGGGGTTGTAGAGGGCTACTGATTTGGCGGCGGTTTGCAGCGGCAACCAACCGTCGATGGCTTTGTCGCTCCAATTGGCTACGAAGTAGTAGTGTCCTTTGGCGTGGCGGCGGCGCTCGAATTGCAAGCCCGTATCCACCATTTTTTCGCGCTTCACCCCTGCTTGCGTCAGCAGCTGGTCCACGTCTTTACCAATTAAGATGCGGCCTTTGCCCACTTGTGCCTGCTGTACGTCGGCTTGCTTGCCGGGGGCCAGCTTGATTTGGGCCAGCAGCTTGCGAAACGCGCTGCGGCGGCTGTCGAGGCTGCCGAGGCCGGGCACGTCGGCGGGCAGTTGGTCTTCCATCACGATGGTGGCACCGCCTTGCGCCAGCTTCATGAGTTGCTGTAGAGTAGGCAGCGGCATCAGGCTGGCGTTGGGGACCAGAACGGTGCGGTAGGTAGCGCCGCCGGTTTGCAGCGTGCTACCCACACCTTTCACATCTAGCAATTGCTTGTCGGAAATGTAGTCGAAGCCATAGCCGCGCTTGAGGAGAGTGGCGCTGGTTTCTTCAATGGGCATGCCTTTGAAGCCGTGGTCGATGCCGTCGAAATGCTGCAAGAGCACCTTGCCGGGCCGCACGTAAGCATCGTACATGGGCAAGTACACCAGCACATCGTTGGCTGGCCTACCGGCTTGCATAAACGACTGGCAGTGCGCTACGTACTTGTTGAGTTGGCCGAAATCGGGCCAGAACGAGTTGTTGGGGTTGAAATGCACAGCCGCGTAGAAAATCCAGCCGGGCCACGCGGCGGCTTGCGGCGAGTAATTGGTGCCGTGGTAGAACGTGTGGTTGACACCGCCGAGCAGCATCCGGTCCAAGGCCTTTTTTGCGTCGCTCAGCTTGGTCAGGAAATGCTCGTTTTCCCACGTGGCTGTCTCTGCCGAGGTGAGCGGCTTGCCCGTTACGTGCGCCGCCGAAGAAGCAAATTTGATGCGCACCAAGTCTTGGCCTTCCGTCTCGGGAATGTCGGTGGCGGCGTATAAATCCAGGATGTTAGCCGGCGAACCGTGGGCTTGATTGCGGATCAACGCATCATGCGTTTTCGCCCACGTGGCCCACGTCTTGGTGTAGTTTTCGAGCAGCAGTTCGGAAATGGTTTCCCGGTAGTCTGAGAGCACGCGCTTGTTTTCGTCCTCGGACGCCTTGCCAAACAACGCCGGCAAGTGCTGGCGTAAATCATAGGCGTGGCGCTTCTGAAACTCGGCAAACAGCTGCGGCGTCCAGTTGCTCTCGCCTTGGGCGTCGTCTACCTCATAGGAGTCGTTGAAAAACGCCCGGATGGGTTTCACGTCGCGGCCTTTGAAGGCCTGGTCGAAATAACGTAGGTAGTTGTCGGTGGCGGTTTTCGAAAAGTGGTCGATAACGTCGCCTTCCCCACCAGGACCAGCGCGCTCCACCATCTTGCCATGCCAGCCTTGGAACACGCCGTAAAGCGTCCAGTTACCGGCCGGGGCAGTCCAGTTCAGTTTGCCATCGGAGGCTACTTTGCTGGTTAGGTCTAGCGTCTGGCCCTTATCGGAGTACGCCATCAGAGCCTGCAACGGCAGCGGCTTCTCGAAGCGCACCTGGTCGAAGGCGCGGAGCTGCAAATCCGGGTTCTTGGTAATCGGTTCTACTAGCTGCTTGATGTCAACCCGCGGACCGATAACGCGCAGGATGGGCTGCTGCACGAAGCGCACCGGCTCCTTCAGCTGCTCGCCGCCTTTGAGCGAGTAGGTTTGCGAGGCCACGTATTTGCAGGCGTCTTCCTGCGTCACCCACGGCCCGCCGAACGGCCAGCCGGAAGCCTGCGCCATGTCCACGCCCATGCCTAACCGACCGGCTTCCGTGAGCGTGTGCGTGAGCATGTCCATCCACTTCGGCTCTAGGAAGTTGATGAACTGATTTTCGGCGCCCTTCACCCCGTAGATCGTGGTGATTTCCACCCCGCCCAACCCGGCCTGCTGGTACTGCGTGAGCAGGTGCGTCAAGTCCTCTTTGTTGACGGCGCTACCTTCCCACCACCAGCGCGTCCAGGGCTTGGTTTGCTGCGTGATTTCCGGCCATTTCGGGCCCTGAGCCTGGGCAGAGCTTTGGGTTAGCGCAGCGGCGAAAAGCAAGGAAAGAGCGAGTGGTGTTTTCATAAGTCAGAAAGACGAGGAATTCATTGCTTTGCAACGAGGGCTAGAGGCTAGAAGGCAACTAGATCCCCTAAAATGAGGAGGCTTGGGATAGTGACTGCTCGTTGCTCATGTTGTCAAACTATCCGTCATGCTGAGCTTGCCGAAGCATCTCGCGTGCTGACACCAGAGTAGTGTTCCAACCTCAGCACGCGAGATGCTTCGGCAAGCTCAGCATGACGTTCCTGTAGATTGTTTTGGCGTTAATCAATTACCTCTATTCTCCTCATCTGAGAGGAACGAGTCTTCTAGCTCTATCTTCATTCACTCAGTTACAGCTTCATTTAGCTGTAGTCTTACTTCATCTTGTATATCTCCGTGCCAGCTAGCAGGAAGCAGCCGGTGCCGTAGTCTTCGAAGTCGGGTTTGCTGGTGTAGCTGACGGGTTGGCCGTCTTTGGGCTCTTTGCCGGTGCCTTGCACGTAGCCGAGGAAGCCATTGGGGTGCACACATTCTTTGGCCATGGCGGTCCAGGCTTTGGCAATGATGGGCTGGTATTGCTTAGCGTCGAGCAGGCCATGGTTGAGGCCCCACGCCATGCCGTAAATGAAGAGGGCGGTGCCGGTTAGCTCTTTGCCGCCGTAGTTAGTTGGGTCGTGGAGGCTGACGTTCCAGTAGCCGTCGGGGCGTTGCAGAGCCGGCAGGGCCTTCATCATGCTGAGGTACATCTGCTCATATTCGGCGCGGTGCGGGGCGTCTTTGGGCATGATGTCGAGCACACGGACCAAGGCGGCTACCACCCACCCATTGCCGCGGCTCCAGTAGCAATCCTCGCCGTTGGGCTCTTTGTAGGGCGGCACGAAGTCTTTGTCGCGCCACCACAACTGGTCTTGCGGATTGTAGAGGCCGTTGCCGCCGTGCACGGTTTTCGAGTAGTTATAGATGCGGTACATCTTCTCATAGTAGGCTGTATCCTTGTAGAGCACCCCGAGGCGGGCGTACACAGGCATGGCCATTTGCAGGGCGTCAATCCAGTTCCAATCGTCGACTTTGGGGGTCTGCACCATGTTGTCGATGCTGGCCTTGATGTCGCGGATGCGCTCCGGCTTGGGGTCGATGTTGTAGAGGTCGATGTACGTTTGGCCGCAGGCTTGGTTGTCGGCGTTGCGGTCGGTGATGCCGTTGCGGATGCCCCACTGGTGCTTGGTGCCCCAATCGACGGCGTAATCGTAATAACGCTGCTGCTTATCAATGCCGTAAAGCGCCATTAGGCCTTCGTAGTACACGGCACGGGTCCAGATGTGGCTCGGGCGGAGCTTGTTGGTCATGATGTCTTTGCCCGGATCGGGCCAGAGCTTCATGAAGTAGTCGTTGGTTTGCCGCATGGTTTTCAGCACCGCTTTCTTGTTCGGCATCTTCTGCCCCGAGACGCTCACCGAGGACGCAATCAGCACCCCTACCAACAAGGTTTTCCAGCTCAGGAAATAGTTTTTCAAAACACTCGATTTCACTTTTAGCATTGTTGAATGGGCTTGTGTAGCTGCTGCTTAGTGGTGGGTAGCGAAGAACAAGTTCAAGAAGGTGAATCTGCCCGCGCTAGCCCTCCTGTACTCTTCCGTTACCTCACCCCCACCCTCCGGGAGAGGGGTGCCAGACGCAGGATGTTTTAGAACACCCCTCTCCCGGAGGATGCTGCGCATCAAGCAGCGGGGCCGGGGGTGGGGTTAAAATAGCTCGTCTTTGGCTGGGGCCTTGTAGGGCTGGGGGGTGGCGTTGGATTTGGGGAGGCCGAAGAAGAAGTACAGGGTGCGTTTTGAGGGGCCGCTGACATGGTTTAGCTCGCTGTTGGGACCAAGGTTTTTGGTGTTGGCGTCGATGTTGAGGGCCAGCTTGGTGCCGAGCGGCGGGATGGTTTCCAGGAACGAAAGGTTGCCGACGGGCAGCGACGGGTAGGGCTTCACGCCAGACAAGCCGTAGAAATCGAAGAGGCGCACAAACAACCCTTTGTTGGGGCTGGCGACCAAGAACTTGCCTTCCACGGTGTTCATTTCCATCCAAGTGATGTCGGCGAAGTAGCCTTTGAACTCGGGGTAAATCCAGGGAGCGGCGCCGGTTTGGGTGTTGTTGTAGGCGTTTTCCCACACACTTTCGCCCACGCCCTGCATGCGGTTTTTCCAGACGCGGTACGGGCCTTTGCCGAGCCACTTGGCGCCGAGCACGTAATTTTCGGGGTAGGTGAAGCTGATGCCGGTGAAGGGCAGGTCACCGTTCACGGCGTACTCGTAGTCCAGGCGCAGCCAGCCGTTGCCGTCCATCTTCCAGCGTACCGATTTTAGGTCGCCTTGGTAGCTCATTTCCACCACCTCGCCGTCGAGCTCAGTACGGCGCTTCAGGCCGGTGAAGGTGGCATTGCCGCTTACCAACACAGGGCCTTTGCCGAAGCTGAGCTTGTCGCCGCTGTTGCCTTTTACATCCTGGATTTCGCCTGTTTTCTTGTTGAAGCTAACCGTAATGCCGGCGGCTTGCAGCGTGAGGGTGCTGTCGGTTTCGGTGGCGGCTACGGCCGGTTGCTTTTCCGTGC contains:
- a CDS encoding serine hydrolase domain-containing protein, whose amino-acid sequence is MKHLLLLLLLGVCLPVAAQTPQPNEASPRSLPELLERIEVVMQQERIPGLMLTIVTKDSVLFAGGFGYANLQTQAKVTRATRFRMGSVTKNFTALGILHLLHEGKLHLSDKLSVIAPEIGVVNQWEAIAPVQVVHLLEHTAGFDDVYLNKTFRVSGPELKGLKAVKLYQTQLVSRWRPGERMAYSNADYIVLGYLIEKLSGEPWDQYLARHVLQPLGMRHSSFARHIEASNKQAQGYLMQDGRAIPVPFFELQGNGADGALTSTADDMARFLRFYLNDWQLDNTPWLPAFYLQEMETVHSTLASRLGLRSGYGLGNHTFQLPKASFQGHSGALVGTNATFQYNRQLGIGFALALNGGYNGGRIERLVADFVTRNLPEPPRRPAMVPAPTTLETYSGYYQPGNSTHERFSPIERLTQGISLQRSGNQLALHGRGGPDTLVAEGPHLFRSMHQAVPTVVMGTDAAGVQTVIIDDTYYQPASLAWVRVQQALLALSVLALAASVFVGLLGLIRVLRGKLPRRLLFLHLLPVAATLALAAALKLLLQPDQDFFAFASVNLTTLTIFVGAMLFGVLVAVEIVLLLRHWKGLGNPWTKRLLAFTTFGLAYLAGWLLVHGFVGTRVWAW
- a CDS encoding glycoside hydrolase family 88/105 protein, giving the protein MPNKKAVLKTMRQTNDYFMKLWPDPGKDIMTNKLRPSHIWTRAVYYEGLMALYGIDKQQRYYDYAVDWGTKHQWGIRNGITDRNADNQACGQTYIDLYNIDPKPERIRDIKASIDNMVQTPKVDDWNWIDALQMAMPVYARLGVLYKDTAYYEKMYRIYNYSKTVHGGNGLYNPQDQLWWRDKDFVPPYKEPNGEDCYWSRGNGWVVAALVRVLDIMPKDAPHRAEYEQMYLSMMKALPALQRPDGYWNVSLHDPTNYGGKELTGTALFIYGMAWGLNHGLLDAKQYQPIIAKAWTAMAKECVHPNGFLGYVQGTGKEPKDGQPVSYTSKPDFEDYGTGCFLLAGTEIYKMK
- a CDS encoding glycosyl hydrolase; the protein is MKTPLALSLLFAAALTQSSAQAQGPKWPEITQQTKPWTRWWWEGSAVNKEDLTHLLTQYQQAGLGGVEITTIYGVKGAENQFINFLEPKWMDMLTHTLTEAGRLGMGVDMAQASGWPFGGPWVTQEDACKYVASQTYSLKGGEQLKEPVRFVQQPILRVIGPRVDIKQLVEPITKNPDLQLRAFDQVRFEKPLPLQALMAYSDKGQTLDLTSKVASDGKLNWTAPAGNWTLYGVFQGWHGKMVERAGPGGEGDVIDHFSKTATDNYLRYFDQAFKGRDVKPIRAFFNDSYEVDDAQGESNWTPQLFAEFQKRHAYDLRQHLPALFGKASEDENKRVLSDYRETISELLLENYTKTWATWAKTHDALIRNQAHGSPANILDLYAATDIPETEGQDLVRIKFASSAAHVTGKPLTSAETATWENEHFLTKLSDAKKALDRMLLGGVNHTFYHGTNYSPQAAAWPGWIFYAAVHFNPNNSFWPDFGQLNKYVAHCQSFMQAGRPANDVLVYLPMYDAYVRPGKVLLQHFDGIDHGFKGMPIEETSATLLKRGYGFDYISDKQLLDVKGVGSTLQTGGATYRTVLVPNASLMPLPTLQQLMKLAQGGATIVMEDQLPADVPGLGSLDSRRSAFRKLLAQIKLAPGKQADVQQAQVGKGRILIGKDVDQLLTQAGVKREKMVDTGLQFERRRHAKGHYYFVANWSDKAIDGWLPLQTAAKSVALYNPMTEKLGMASTRTAAEGMPEVYVQLAPGESCILETNEAGTTGPAYAYVKPAGAPQPINGTWKVAFVSGGPTLPAPLQTQKLDSWTTMAGEAGQKFSGTATYTTSFPAPQGSGSGWLLDLGRVAQSARVQLNGKELGTLIGPVYQVYVPKEQLQATNNLTVTVSNGMANRIIDMDKNHVEYKKFYNVNVAARLKENRNPEGLFTAEKWTPQESGLLGPVTLTPTASATQPRKCSDG
- the rhaM gene encoding L-rhamnose mutarotase, with the protein product MEEIAFTMQLKPGNVAEYQRRHDEIWPELSEALEKAGIRDYSIYLAPESGTLFAVQKRTPDHTADQLPGLPIMKRWWDYMADLMDTNPDNSPVAKPLQRVFHMD